A window of Echeneis naucrates chromosome 13, fEcheNa1.1, whole genome shotgun sequence contains these coding sequences:
- the LOC115053439 gene encoding uncharacterized protein LOC115053439 isoform X1 — protein MRSRPPASSAPPSPLIDINMMRVDRRHVSISVTSNRFVSQQTYLMADRDCSTLSFVSVLHDAFYFTVGDSDLEEDAYKVSQRCIIRRLHSNDDKILLLSDDGKFEALQLTKEEQEKNECKFNIQFCDKSFNDLKKGRPVIVFVKDDNRKKLACCKEKNEVYPKAMEIPEEIDSMDLNVLFYLTQLQGTKKYMFESLAFKGKFLGFEPVSNSDHMSKLVLVSKAYDVPDDACEFSLTS, from the exons ATGAGATCCCGCCCTCCAGCCTCCTCGGCTCCGCCTTCTCCTCTGATTGATATAAATATGATGCGGGTTGATCGCCgtcatgtttccatttcagtgACCAGTAACAGGTTTGTTTCTCAGCAGACCTACCTGATGGCTGACCGTGACTGCTCCActctttcttttgtgtctgtcCTGCATGACGCCTTCTACTTCACAG TGGGCGACTCAG ATTTGGAAGAAGACGCTTACAAAGTTTCTCAGCGTTGCATCATAAGAAGGCTCCATAGCAATGACGACAAAATCCTGCTGTTAAGCGATGACGGGAAATTTGAAGCACTTCAGCTAAcgaaggaggagcaggaaaagAACG AATGCAAATTCAACATCCAATTTTGTGACAAGAGTTTCAACGACTTGAAGAAGGGGAGGCCAGTCATCGTCTTTGTTAAAgacgacaacaggaagaagCTGGCGTGCTGCAAGGAGAAGAATGAAGTCTATCCCAAAGCGATG GAGATTCCAGAGGAAATCGACAGTATGGATCTGAACGTCTTGTTCTACTTGACCCAACTCCAAGGAACAAAGAAGTACATGTTCGAGTCCCTTGCTTTTAAAGGTAAATTCCTGGGATTCGAGCCTGTTTCAAATTCTGACCACATGTCCAAATTGGTCTTGGTTTCCAAAGCTTACGACGTACCGGATGACGCCTGCGAGTTTAGCCtaacttcttaa
- the LOC115053439 gene encoding uncharacterized protein LOC115053439 isoform X2, with product MADRDCSTLSFVSVLHDAFYFTVGDSDLEEDAYKVSQRCIIRRLHSNDDKILLLSDDGKFEALQLTKEEQEKNECKFNIQFCDKSFNDLKKGRPVIVFVKDDNRKKLACCKEKNEVYPKAMEIPEEIDSMDLNVLFYLTQLQGTKKYMFESLAFKGKFLGFEPVSNSDHMSKLVLVSKAYDVPDDACEFSLTS from the exons ATGGCTGACCGTGACTGCTCCActctttcttttgtgtctgtcCTGCATGACGCCTTCTACTTCACAG TGGGCGACTCAG ATTTGGAAGAAGACGCTTACAAAGTTTCTCAGCGTTGCATCATAAGAAGGCTCCATAGCAATGACGACAAAATCCTGCTGTTAAGCGATGACGGGAAATTTGAAGCACTTCAGCTAAcgaaggaggagcaggaaaagAACG AATGCAAATTCAACATCCAATTTTGTGACAAGAGTTTCAACGACTTGAAGAAGGGGAGGCCAGTCATCGTCTTTGTTAAAgacgacaacaggaagaagCTGGCGTGCTGCAAGGAGAAGAATGAAGTCTATCCCAAAGCGATG GAGATTCCAGAGGAAATCGACAGTATGGATCTGAACGTCTTGTTCTACTTGACCCAACTCCAAGGAACAAAGAAGTACATGTTCGAGTCCCTTGCTTTTAAAGGTAAATTCCTGGGATTCGAGCCTGTTTCAAATTCTGACCACATGTCCAAATTGGTCTTGGTTTCCAAAGCTTACGACGTACCGGATGACGCCTGCGAGTTTAGCCtaacttcttaa